The genomic stretch CGCGAGGATACTAAGTCGGCAAAGCGAATTCGAGGCCGCAACCGTTTTTCTTCGCACTCCGCGCACCTTGCTCGAGGACGCGGTTGTCGCCCGGATTCGGGGTGTAGTGCGCCGCGCAGTGGTTCAAAGAGCAGCCCGTAGGGAAGCCCCAGCCGCGGTCGAGCTTGTACGCGTCGACGAGTTCCTTCGTTTTCGCTTCGAGTGTCTGGCACAAGTCAATCAGCTTCACGCCTGGGCGGGCGATTCCTTGAATGTACCGGCGCACCTGAGGCCGCAGCCAAACGGAGAAATCGAATGAAAGGCGAGGTGTGCactcgccgctctccacaAGGTAGGCAGCTGAACTCTCATGCGTACTGTGGCTGCCACAGCgaaacgaagaaggagacgggcggcgcgtctgtggGCTCGGCTGCGGCCAGACGAGGCACGCAAAGATGCCTCCTCGGAGTATCCGTGGGTCCTCCGCAGAAGGACGGACGCACACGAGTCGCTGGGAGGTCACCGCTTGCTCTGTGAGATGAGAAAATCGTTTGTTGAAGTAGAATAAGTTGTGGAACATCACGGTAAAGAAACGGCAAGGCTCCTACCTGGCGATGGCACTCGGAGGCCTGTCGCATCGCCTGGATGTCCACGGCCTCCAAGCGAACAGCCTCTCTATCCTCTGCAGCGGTTTTACGCTTTGTTTCGCGGAGTTCTCCTGAGACAGACGCAAAACACGCCATACTCCGCGCTCGACGAAGCGCCGCTCGGCTCTGTGACTTGCCAACGCACACCGCTCTGCAACGAGGGCGGTCACGCGTACAGACACCGCGTGGCTTCAAACGCCTCTAAGCCCTTTCACTCCTTTTGACAGCCAAACATGATTTCTCCCAGTTGCCGCTTGACACACTGCAAGCGGGAGCGAGAGCCAGCGGCCCGTCGCTTGCGAGGGATGGGTGCGGCAACGCCCTGGAGTCGCGAGGTGTGCACGCCGCCTCACCTTGCCCGTGGGCAGGCCTCCACTGGCACCTTGTATTCAACTCGCGGGGGGTTCCACGAGACGAGCGTCAACGGGTCTACGTGCATCTCTGGATTCAAGTATGGGTGAGCAGGCAGCATCCGGGCGCACCACAGGGGCGCACCATAGGGGTGCACCTCTGCGCCAGACGTTTTCTCCGCTCCTTAAGAGAGGAATGTAAAACTGGTGCTAGCTTTACCTTCAGGGTAGAGTCCATCCGTGAAGATTTGGTGCATGGGCTTCGTGGGGGGCCACGTTTGCTTATCAGAGAAGGATGTCCATTCTTTCACGCGACGCAAGATTTTTGAGTTTTCCTCAGATTGCCTCTTGGCTGCAGCcacggccgcagcgccaggcTGCACGACGCCCTTGTCACCTCCGCCAGAGGAGCCGgactttttcttcttcttcttctttttcttcttctgctcgcctgcggcaggccctgtctcctcgccctcgtcgtcctcgtcgtcttgcGGAGTCTCCTCTGGTCTTTGCTcagcctccttcgccgttgtcggctccggcgtcgcagcagctgcgccagtctccgccgccgcctccctcttctcctccttcgaACGCACAGCAAACGCAGAGGCAACGCCACCTTGCACCCAAATTCGAGCGCAAGTGGGACGAGAGATtcacaccccccccccccccccacctgCTGGGTGCGTGACTGAGCAGCCATATCCATCTTTAGACGATATTCGTGGGTGCGTGTGAAATGCGGATCTCGGGAGGTGAGGAGAGGGCTGTGTATGAATTCGTTGGGCAAAGAAGCTGGTCTGATCACGCAGTGCGAGCTCTGTCTACGAAGAACGCATCGCCGAGAACCGCGCATACGTTCTAGCTCTTGCGGGTCCCATAGCTTGTGCCGCCTTGAGGCTCAGTCTCAACACACAGCGTCGCTTTCTCTAAAAATGCAAGTTGTCGTTGCCTCCTACGAGCAGGCAGTCCCACGCTgtgccgccgcgacggcagaTCTTCCGCAGTCAGAGGTCACCGAGACAAGGCGCGGTTCGCCGGGTGCATCGCAAGTGAGCAGACACACTCGGCATACATATGCATGGCGAAAACATACGAGACGGCGTTCTCGAGGCAGCGTGAGCTTTTTGAGTGGCGTGGCTTCACGCAGTCGGGCGAGGCACAACAAACAAGCTCTGCGAAACGTACCCCAGCTTCTCGCTTGAGTTCCGCCGGCATCGTGGCTCtgcaagaaggcgaaggaagccGCTGGTGGAAGCCCGAAGTTAGTCAAGAAGTAGCAAGCAAAAGTCCACGTCCTAAAGGAGCCAAGCACAGCCGAGTTCTCGACAGACACTCGCCGACAGCCCCAGATTGGGGGGCTATGGAATCCGCCCGTAAGCAGAGTGCGTCGAGCAACGCGAGACTGACACACTCGCTGCGCGAAACAAGCGCCCCGTGAGGAGCTTGACAGCCTCCAACGCGTTTGATTTCCTGGTTGGAGAGATATTTCCACGGGAAACAGAGGATCGAAGTGTTTTGACGGAGCCGAAAAAGTGATTGCGCAGTGAGGGGACCGCGGTAGTTGAATGCGACTTTTCTGCTCTGAAGTCCCTATGCATGCGTGCCGATGCTTGCTGGCCATGCAGTCGGTAAACTTGCAGGAATTCTTCCACGGCAACCAGAAGAGCTCTCGTTAGAAGACTTTTCGGCGATCCTTACACTATCACAGCCTCCACTGAGGGGGTGAAAAAGAAGTTTCCAGTGACCACGCGTGCATCACTGTGGTTAGCGCCGTCGCTAGAAAACAGCATGGCCAGCGCCGTGGCAAATGTCAGTTCAAACGACGAGGCAATGCGgcaagcgccgcgcccagcaTCTTCAGGGGCAATTTGAAGCAGCAAGAATGCACTCATGCGCGCCTGATTCCGTCGGGGATACGCAAAGCGGCGGCAGTCGCATCTTCCAGCGGAAGCGCAGAATAGGATTGTCCGCGGAGCATGTGAAAGGGCATATTATGTGACTATCTGAGTACAGGGCGTTGTGCCagcgatatatatatatatatatatatatatatatggcgTATCTGGAAAGCATTCAGGCCGGCAGATCAGAGTGCGCGATACACTGATACATACTGTTTGGTAGGCTGAGCACCTACAGCTTGAGTTGGGCCTGCTTTTTCGATGGCAGCGAAAAGAGATGCGAAATGGAAGACGAGCCTGGGTCGTGCCATGGGAACCAGTATGCTTGTCCCCGTGATGACTGGAGACTGTGAAAGTGTCGGAGGCACCTTGATCTGTACGCTGACTTcaggcgaggaagccaaATTTGCAGAGGTGCGTAGTGTGCAGAAGGGGCAACGCGGCTAGAACTGCCGCAGtaggcctcggcggcgcagaagacacaGAAAGGGCGTGAGAGATGCTCGCTTCCGCAGCTGTGGCATATCATAACGCCAGACGCGTGCCACATGTGAACAGTGGGGCTCTGGAGAAACCTATGCTCACCTGAATGCAGAGAGCAACGCTCGGTCCACAGACACGTTTTCGAGCGCGTGGCGTTGTGAACACGTGCTGTATCTCGACAaccgcggccttcctccgACGTGCATCAGTTGTGGCTCTCTCGAGATAAGAGCGCAAATGCCGGTCGGTCTCTGGTGACATTCAGCGAACAATAGGTAGCCCGCCTTCGCAAGTCACTTCGATCAGATCCACAGTCAACGGAGCGCTAGTTCAGAGGTCCGAGGGATATGCTTTGCTGTGTACGGCGTTGTGTGAGGCTGCATTTCATCATGTGCAAGAACTATTCTCTCTAAGACCGGAGTGGCAAAACGAatcgcgggcgcggacgcgtaGAGCCGTTAATCGCAGCGGATATATGCCTCGGCATTTGGTTCGATAAAGTTGCTACAGTCCGGAACCGAGCAACGCTGGTTCAGAGGCCTGTGGACTTGCCTCGCCAAAACCAACGGGGATACGTGAAGTcaagagaagaggcagaagtATCTGTATCATTGGCATACGTCTGATCACTGTATCGTCTCTCTGTTAGTGTGGTTTCGGATGTCCGTAACAAGCTAGTGGGTACGAGTGAGGTCAAGGCAGCGATGAGGCAGAACAAGTATACATTCGATGGACCAGTGTCTCATCAGCATATTCACTGTGGCTTGCAGGGAGCGAGTGTCGTTTTCTGGTAACTTTCTCGACCGCAACTCGGTGTCCGTGGTATGCGGCACGTGCTGCGACTGCTGCTCTCACCTTTTCTGTCTGGACTCCCGTGTCCGCGACAAGGCTTTCCATTACCGCCATTTGAGATATCGTGAACGCTACGCCTCATATTCGCGCGCGGGATCTTTCTGTTCTATAAATCCAAAGCAGAAACTGCCCTTCGCACTCCCTTTTCGTCCGTTCCCGCACTCTGATTAACGCTACGCCGGTATTGTCACGTATATTTTTTGCAAAGCATGAAGCGCGCCCTCATCCTAAACTGTGGCTTTCCGGCAGTCGCCCTGTGTCGTTTTGTCCTCCGTACACTCTTCAAGATCTATTTTGGAAAAGTCAATTTCATGGGCGTTCTGCGTACACGCCACTTCGGCTTCTCAGAGAGGGTTGGGTCATACGCAAGAGTGTCAAGCACTGGTGCTCAAAGGGATGGGTTTCAAGTTTTTTGCGGTTTTTGTTTGTCTAGGTTTAGAGGGGTTCCTCATCCCCTGTTCAAAAAAACGTGCGAAGGCTACCAGTAGCGAGGGGCCCCTCGTCGTTGTAGTTTGGGGGCGACGACACAGCACAGGATTAACGCTCACGGCACGCCAGTAGCAAACAGGCCTCTGTCTCCCAATTCTTCGTCATTGATGGCTATTAAGGACAACCGAGAGATCTGCAAACGTCTTCTGTTCGAGGTAGAGCCTATGCGCACGAGTATGTAGGCATTTCGTCTCCAGCAGGTTTGTCAGGCTGGGGTTACCTCAACGAACGAAAGAAGGGCTCATCTTTCGCCTAGAGAGGTGTGCCTTTAATGACGTGTCTCAGGACAGAGTTCTTTATTTCCTTCGTGAACACGAGCCACTGGATGTCTCACACATGTTCCTGTACCGCGACAGACTCTAGCCCGTTTCTCTTCAACGCGGAAACGCATCAGATAtaccgcgcatgcgcgatcCGTAGGTCTCTATTTCTCTTGTTTAGGAGCCCATACAAGTGAGAAAAAAATAGGCTCGGGTGCAGGGGAAATCTTCCTGAGCGCGTTTTCTTGGGGCACACGTGCAAGCAAGCGCTGAAAAGCTCAGGCCCCAGGAGATCTCTCCCACATTCAGCCCTTTCCTTTCAGCGGGTTGCTTTCCTTTCTCTGCGAAACGGTAtgcagaagaggcaggctGTTCGGGCTTCATTTTTGTATTTGAGATACAAGAGAGGCCCCCAAACACCGCTCCTCTTATAAGCGAAAGCTCTTCAGAACCCTAGGCGCCAGGCGGGAAAAATTCGTTTGCGGAACAAACGGAGGCTCCAAAGCCTCCCTTCAAATCCTACCGAGCGCCTTATTGTGTCAAGAAAACCTCTTGAGGAGTCCGCTCCTTTTTCCACACCATCTAGAGCCTCTCAATTTCAGTCTCTGTGGCATATGTCGTCCTTTGTGGTTGCAAAACCCTCCCCGCATACGTGGTCCTCACCAGTCCACAAGGGAGATCAGCACAGCTTTCATACGGCTGGCTCTGGTGCGATTGAGTATTTCTGTATTCGTCATCTTGAGggcttctttttttttctccacACACGGAGTGGCTAGATCCTCATTAGTTCTCCGCTTGCCTGCGAGGGCGTGCTCAAAGAAGACGGACCGTGTTTCGCCTCTCAGAACTTTACTTGCGAGTCGTTTCTGTCGTCTTTCACCATGgccgctggaggaggagaagctgTCATGAACTGGCAGCTTATTGCGTTCATTGCTATCGGTGTCGCTGGTGGTCTTCTGGTCACAATGCTCATTGTCGTGACTGTGTGGTGTTGCCGAAGCTGCAAGCGAAAGCGCATGATACAGGAAGCTCTTGATCATGCAGTTTGTGGCCCAGTGCCCTGTATGGACTACACATATAGCTCCTCCATGCAGTCTGGGTGCGTTTCACCTTGTTTCTCCATGTGAACGCACCGGTCAGCATGCCCTATCCCCCCTTGCTTCCCCGTGAACAGCGGTCCTTAACATTGCTGGTATCGCTCCACTTCTCGAACGAAACAACAGGGATAATTTCTTCCTCCCTGTATAGCGCCGATCATCGTAATCCGGCCTCCCCCTTGGAGCTCGCCCGACATGTAGAAAACCCACGCCCAGTATTGTTTTCATGCATATACATCCGTGGCTCTCTTGTAGGCGCGCATACAGAAGCTGAGTTGATCCCGTTTGCACGCACACGTCCCGACCGGCAGTCGTAAAGCGCGCTGGCAACCGAAGGCAGAAACCGAagagcgtcgccgccgcgtgaaATACAACTCAGTGACACGACAGAGCTACGCTGTCTTGCAAACGGCGGGGTGTGTGAACAGATATGCGCACCACGGCTACAACTACCGTATCGCACACACACAACGCGGAGAAAGTTCATAGGACTAACACCGTGTGTGCAACCtcccttcttcgctgctgtACATGCGGACACGTTTGAGACaaaaaagaggaggaagtgCGATCCCAGGAAGCGTGAACCAGTGTTCAGCACGCCCACACTGGCGTCCGGTTACCACCAGCCATCTCTGTCGCCGTATTGTCGTGCCACGCTTCTCTCACGGGTGTTTTGTGCGAAGTGCGAACAGTCCCTACATCGGCACGGCCCAACTGTCTCGGATTCTTGATGTCAGCGGAGGACTGGCTCTGAAGTTCCTCACAGGGCAAGAACACCCACGGTCGACACACGAAAATAGTCAGGCTCTCAGCCAGAGGCGTGTGGCTGCACTGAAAACATGTCACTTGGCAGTGCCCTCCTCATCCCACGTCTGCCTAGTTCGACGCCGCATTCCAGATCTGCCGCTTCATTTCACTTTTGTGTGTCCTttccgtcgtctccgctctgcTCCTCTCTTTCGTGCGATCCTCGCTGGTGTGGTGTCTGGGAAACGTGTTTTTTGTATCCGGATCGCGTACCTTGTATCTGTGCTATTATCTGTCTCTCACATCACTGGTGTATTGTGCTTTGTCGGGTTTGTTTGCTCGGTCAATATTGGCACCTACCCTTCGACGGCCTCGCTTGGCGCCATCTCTTGTTCGTGCCCGTGCGTATCAGCTTCACCCTCATTTTTCTGCTCGCGGCCCGGCTTCTCTGGCTCCACTCACCCATGCTTCTTTTCGAGTGCTGCAACGTGTATCGTGTTTGTCTAGGGTGAGTGCTGTAGCTCCACAGAGATGCCCGCCCACGCTTTGCGACTGGAGAGCCTTCATGCACACATTGCCGCATGCATCGGGCTCCGCCGAGAGCTCGACGCGAAGTCTGCTGGAGCGCGTTCTTGATTGAACAGAAAAAAGAGCTCTGTCTAAAAAACGAATGACCTGCCACTGTGCACGGACCGATTTTCCAATACGTCGGAGTCAAGAAAAGCATGCCACCTGGGGATGTGCAGATGAAACTCGTTCCATGACTGgaacgccccccccctccccgccagGGAAGACGGAATGCCAAACCGCCGGGTCCGCGGTCGTGTCTCCATGAGAATACGCAAACACCGATAAGATCCCAATGCGTTTATgagcatgcgcatgcatgcacgtgcGTCCCCCTCGCCATTAGTTTTTGCAAAAACAGACGTGGCCCCCCTTTTCGACAAGGGAGCGGCTCGCACAGACACGCGTCCATCACGCGTGGTTCAAGGAACCACGCTGCAGAGGGAAACACCAACAAATCTTCGTTTCCTCGTCGACGAGCATCTGCATGCGTTGAAAAGTGGGCACGCACTGGAGATGGCATgtgtcgcgcggcctcgcacgGAGGCATGAGGCGCCGCGAACACCCCGCGGACGGGCTATGCGTGCGCTGCATTAGGACTGCATTCTTAATCGTCAATTTTCTTCGCCCCAAATGAGCTGGTACGTGAGACTGGCACAAGCACACAAGAGCACCGACGCGAGAATGGAGACGGACAACTCGATATGCTTGTTGCGGAGAAACGCTGTGGGGTAAACGTGAATCTTAATCGGGAGGAGGTCGCCTGTCAGCACGTCCTCGTCGACAGCCAGCGCGTCTTCGTAGCCCGACACagctgcgtcctctgcgaaCGTCACCTGAGAAAAGCGTACACAAACACTCGACGAACGCGTGCAACAAAGAACGTCGCGCCAATGATGCAACACAGGGAGCCGCGCACATCCGCAGACAGCCTCAACCAAGTTGCACACAGCACAGGCGCTGTGGAACTGGCTGCTCATAATACAAACTTCCAGGTCTCATGGCCTGAGAACGCTGCGATGAGAACGTGTCGCATCACTGCAGCCGGCCTCGAGGACAGCCACAGGCGTGAACTAAAATGCAGCCAAACGCCCGAGCCAAAAGACACTCTCCACAAAGCACAGATCGAAGAGATTCAACATGCACGCAACCTCAGTACATATACGCGTATGcaacatatgcatatatatatatatatatatatatatatatatatatatatatatatatatatatagggcGTGGGCTGCGAAAGAAACAAGTCACGCACtgacgcgaggaagaagatgaggcgacaggagagccgacccccccccctcccccgccctcccctcccccgaTGCAGAGCTGCTTTCTGAGGAGGGTCTCCTTGAGCGCACTTGCGTCTGGCGTGTGATGActgagacgccgcgcgtggcGAAGGGCCTGCCGCTTACCTGGATGGTGGGGAGAGACGCATAGGGGtcgacgcgagagacgacggcttttccttcttctaGGTCTGCGTCCTTGTGTGTCTCGCGACCCCGGTCTCCCGCACCCCTCTGCTCTCTCTCGGCCGGGCCTGCCtcgggctcgccgtcgcctctttcgccgcgagccgccgcggctgagggTCGCAGGCAGACTGTGGCCATTTTcccccttcttctctgcggaaAGGGCTGAGCAGGTTCGGCTTGAGGAGGTGAAAaacgaggcgcctgcggcttgGTTTGCtccccttcctccgcgcgcgcgttgaGGTGCGAAGGCAAGCTGGCGCGTCCTCCTTGCGGATGCTgcccgctcgcgctcggcgtcgccctgccgtcgctgcagctctctgtatcctcttcttgctcttcttGCGAGGCGGTGAACGCGTAGCGGACACgactgcgcgggcgcgggccgctgggcgcctctctcgctccgccggcgccgctccaTCCTCGggtttcttcttcgctttgctctctgccgcgctcctcttcgcgctcgcactccgccagcagcggcgcccgcttcTTGCTCCACTCGTCTTCGTTCTGCAGACTCCGGAACACGCGCCACGCAGACGAaaaagacgacgagggagacgaggaaaTCCAGCGGAAAAGgtgcagcgaaggcgagcctcgcctggcaggcgtccgcgcccctGAAGACGTgaccggcggcgaggcgttccgcgacggcagcgaagacgacgtcTGCGAGAGCGTCGCCACGCGTTTTCTTTCCCGCTTgaacgcagcagacgcaagcACAGGCTCCGGACCCTTG from Besnoitia besnoiti strain Bb-Ger1 chromosome X, whole genome shotgun sequence encodes the following:
- a CDS encoding putative methionine aminopeptidase 2 (encoded by transcript BESB_017650) — translated: MSAFLLLQIAPEDAGRGACRIASSFELTFATALAMLFSSDGANHSDARVVTGNFFFTPSVEAVIVATMPAELKREAGEKREAAAETGAAAATPEPTTAKEAEQRPEETPQDDEDDEGEETGPAAGEQKKKKKKKKKKSGSSGGGDKGVVQPGAAAVAAAKRQSEENSKILRRVKEWTSFSDKQTWPPTKPMHQIFTDGLYPEGELRETKRKTAAEDREAVRLEAVDIQAMRQASECHRQVRRYIQGIARPGVKLIDLCQTLEAKTKELVDAYKLDRGWGFPTGCSLNHCAAHYTPNPGDNRVLEQGDICKLDFGVQVGGRIIDCAFTIAFDEKFDTLIQATQDGTNVGISHAGADARLSEIGGYIQEAIESYEMEIDGKMVPIKPIRNLTGHSIDLYRIHAGKAVPIVKAASGQMSNAPTNFMEEGEVYAIETFASTGRGHVTEEGECSHYMKDANAHFAALRLKSAKDLLKVIEENFGTLAFCRRWLEDLGCPHHLLALKQLVEKQIIVPYPPLSDVKGSFTSQMEHTIFIGRQSVEVVSRGDDF